The following coding sequences lie in one Clarias gariepinus isolate MV-2021 ecotype Netherlands chromosome 27, CGAR_prim_01v2, whole genome shotgun sequence genomic window:
- the LOC128514907 gene encoding hepatic sodium/bile acid cotransporter-like, translated as MELTFNQTSYDVERRSQNNLTNITFSNSSEFSANLNKAANLISIFILCDTMVALGCTMEISKIKAHIMKPKGVVIAMLAQFGVMPLTAFTLAKLFQLGTSKAMAVLVCGCCPGGVLSNVLCFAFRGDMNLSIVMTTCSTLVALGMMPLLLFIYCHGFTDLSAVPYGNIILALLLTLLPCAVGIYINYHIPQYSKLVTRVGLGIMLVGLIVFAVLVGILLGEGFLAVGAPRLVATAALMPLIGYGLGYVLSLLFFRHDGACRRTVAIETGCQNVPLCYTILKVAFDPEFIGPYFLFPFLYFFFQISEALVFIILFRWHTRQNSDSKA; from the exons ATGGAGCTCACCTTCAACCAAACCTCTTATGATGTGGAACGACGGAGCCAAAATAATTTAACCAATATCACTTTCTCTAACAGCTCTGAATTTTCTGCCAATCTGAATAAAGCTGCAAACTTGATTAGCATTTTTATCCTTTGTGACACTATGGTGGCTCTCGGCTGTACAATGGAGATCTCCAAGATAAAAGCCCACATAATGAAGCCCAAAGGGGTGGTGATCGCCATGCTGGCTCAGTTCGGGGTGATGCCCCTCACAGCCTTCACTCTGGCTAAACTGTTTCAGCTTGGTACTAGTAAAGCCATGGCAGTGCTGGTGTGTGGCTGCTGTCCAGGAGGGGTGCTTTCCAATGTCCTCTGCTTTGCCTTCAGGGGGGACATGAACCTCAG CATCGTGATGACGACGTGCTCTACCCTGGTGGCGCTGGGAATGATGCCACTTCTGCTCTTCATTTACTGCCACGGCTTCACCGACCTCAGCGCCGTGCCCTATGGGAACATCATCCTGGCCTTGTTATTGACTTTGCTACCATGTGCCGTTGGCATCTATATTAACTATCACATACCACAGTACTCCAAACTTGTCACTAGG GTTGGGCTGGGTATAATGCTGGTCGGTTTGATTGTGTTTGCGGTTCTGGTTGGGATTCTACTTGGCGAGGGTTTCCTGGCAGTTGGAGCACCTCGACTTGTGGCCACAGCAGCACTGATGCCACTTATTGGATATGGACTCGGCTACGTCCTGTCACTTCTCTTTTTCAGGCATGATGGAGC GTGTAGGAGGACCGTTGCTATAGAGACCGGCTGCCAGAACGTCCCTCTCTGCTACACAATCCTAAAAGTAGCCTTTGACCCAGAGTTCATTGGTCCATATTtccttttcccttttctctACTTTTTCTTCCAAATCTCCGAGGCCCTGGTTTTTATCATCCTCTTCAGATGGCACACCAGGCAAAACTCAGACAGTAAAGCATGA
- the LOC128514986 gene encoding hepatic sodium/bile acid cotransporter-like, giving the protein MDTTRNQTAPTFYDLDLQSQNNFTNDTLSNSPYSTLLDQTINWICILILFDTMVSLGCTMEISKIKAHIVKPKGVVIAMLAQFGVMPLTAFSMVKLFKFSPGAAMAVMVCGCCPGGMFSNILAFALNGDMNLSIVMTTCSTLAALGMIPLLLFIYCHGFSNVHAVPYVGIFLALILTVLPCAIGIYINYRVPEKSKLVVKVGLGIMVVGYIVLGILLSLFLGPVIWAVTERRLVATGALMPLIGYVLGYVLSLFFSFDEPCRRTVAVETGCQNLHLCFTILEVAFEREVIGPYTLFPFVYFLFQILEALVFIIIFRCYKKSSKNSEMVRRSRNII; this is encoded by the exons ATGGACACCACCCGGAATCAAACTGCTCCTACTTTCTATGATTTGGATTTACAGAGCCAAAATAATTTCACCAATGACACCTTGTCAAACAGCCCTTATTCTACACTTCTGGATCAGACCATTAACTGGATCTGCATACTCATCCTTTTTGACACTATGGTTTCTCTCGGCTGTACAATGGAGATCTCCAAGATAAAAGCCCACATCGTAAAGCCCAAAGGCGTGGTGATCGCCATGCTGGCTCAGTTTGGGGTGATGCCACTCACGGCCTTCTCTATGGTTAAACTGTTCAAGTTCAGTCCTGGTGCAGCCATGGCAGTGATGGTGTGTGGTTGCTGTCCGGGGGGCATGTTTTCCAATATCCTGGCCTTTGCTCTAAATGGGGACATGAATCTCAG CATTGTGATGACGACCTGCTCGACGTTGGCGGCACTAGGTATGATACCCCTGCTGCTCTTCATTTACTGCCATGGCTTCTCCAATGTTCATGCCGTGCCTTATGTTggcatcttcctggccttgatCTTGACTGTGCTCCCTTGTGCCATTGGCATCTACATTAACTATCGTGTACCAGAGAAGTCCAAACTTGTTGTAAAG GTTGGGCTGGGCATAATGGTGGTTGGTTATATTGTCTTAGGCATTCTGCTCAGCCTTTTCCTAGGACCAGTCATCTGGGCTGTGACAGAACGTCGACTGGTCGCTACAGGAGCACTGATGCCACTTATTGGATATGTGCTTGGCTATGTGCTGTCTTTGTTCTTCAGTTTTGATGAGCC CTGTAGGAGGACTGTTGCCGTGGAGACAGGTTGCCAAAATCTTCATCTCTGCTTCACAATCCTAGAGGTGGCCTTCGAACGCGAGGTCATCGGCCCATACACTCTTTTCCCTTTTGTCTATTTTCTCTTTCAAATTCTTGAGGCATTGGTTTTTATCATCATCTTCAGATGCTACAAGAAATCATCAAAGAACTCAGAAATGGTTCGTCGTAGCcgcaacattatttaa